From Sulfuracidifex tepidarius, one genomic window encodes:
- a CDS encoding MFS transporter, whose protein sequence is MSDEYDLNYAKRALFILAPIAIMVMYTEAMLIPSLPTIASDFGVNSATVSWVLTAYLISGVVANPIVGKLGDIYGKKKILVVVMSIYAVAVTLNGFAPNFDAFVAFRVLQGIGLGMFPLAFSLIREEFPPKMVPKAQGTVSAMFGIGSAISLPIAGYIAQTFGWQYTYHTVIPVVILLDILTIKYIRESRFVNRDSKIDYLGAAMMGISLTMLTLGFSEAPTWGWTSLEFFSVMALGGILFASFIFYQSRAKFPLISTKLLSRRNVLVANLAALVAGISMFMAYQSLSYLYELPTPVGFGLDILSTGLLLLPVSLMQIVGAAVASRSVVKSGTKPVLVGASALVSVFYFLLGLVSINGSNAGELSITFLAAMMMLGSAMLNVVLINVLTFSIERKFLGVATGMNTVFRLIGGAFGPSIAGSLLATYYSYRVYPMTVNGVTSYMTVKLPTDFAFQATFFIAAGVGLVMVLIALMSRNIDISKIPEKQVTTNTPTTDVTVNKSSNTGVSQSEFNFKGSDLNVKGSESQEKNV, encoded by the coding sequence ATGTCTGACGAGTACGACTTAAATTACGCTAAGAGAGCTTTGTTCATCTTAGCTCCCATAGCTATAATGGTAATGTATACTGAAGCAATGTTAATACCTTCTCTTCCGACAATCGCGAGCGACTTCGGAGTTAACTCAGCCACTGTGAGCTGGGTACTCACTGCTTACTTGATAAGCGGAGTCGTGGCTAACCCGATTGTAGGCAAACTAGGCGACATATACGGTAAGAAGAAGATACTAGTTGTCGTGATGTCAATCTACGCTGTAGCTGTCACGCTAAACGGGTTCGCCCCGAACTTCGACGCTTTCGTGGCATTCAGGGTCCTTCAGGGAATAGGCCTAGGTATGTTTCCATTGGCTTTCAGCTTGATACGTGAGGAGTTTCCTCCCAAGATGGTCCCCAAGGCACAGGGCACGGTAAGCGCAATGTTCGGGATAGGCTCTGCCATAAGCCTTCCGATAGCAGGATATATCGCTCAGACCTTCGGTTGGCAGTACACTTATCACACTGTAATTCCGGTTGTAATTTTACTAGATATATTAACCATAAAATACATAAGGGAGTCGAGGTTCGTTAACCGTGACAGTAAGATCGACTATTTAGGAGCTGCAATGATGGGGATTTCACTCACCATGCTTACACTAGGTTTCTCCGAGGCCCCAACATGGGGATGGACTTCGCTGGAGTTCTTCTCTGTGATGGCCCTTGGAGGAATCCTGTTCGCTTCGTTCATATTCTATCAGAGCAGGGCCAAGTTCCCGCTGATCTCAACTAAACTGTTGAGCAGGAGGAACGTGTTAGTGGCTAACCTAGCTGCGCTGGTGGCTGGAATAAGCATGTTCATGGCTTATCAGTCTCTATCGTACCTTTACGAGCTTCCTACCCCTGTAGGTTTCGGCTTAGACATCCTGAGTACTGGGTTACTCCTCTTGCCCGTTTCTCTAATGCAGATAGTTGGAGCAGCAGTAGCGTCTAGGTCTGTGGTAAAGAGTGGCACCAAACCCGTTCTAGTGGGAGCGTCAGCCCTAGTTTCAGTGTTCTACTTCCTTCTAGGACTTGTGTCGATAAACGGCTCTAACGCAGGAGAGCTCTCAATAACATTCTTAGCAGCAATGATGATGCTCGGGTCAGCTATGCTGAACGTAGTCCTCATAAACGTATTGACTTTCTCTATAGAGAGGAAATTCCTGGGAGTGGCAACCGGAATGAACACGGTATTCAGGCTCATAGGCGGTGCCTTCGGTCCATCAATAGCAGGGTCTCTGTTAGCTACATATTACAGCTACCGTGTGTACCCCATGACAGTGAACGGAGTTACGAGTTACATGACCGTCAAGCTGCCGACTGACTTTGCCTTCCAAGCTACGTTCTTCATTGCAGCTGGTGTAGGGCTTGTAATGGTGCTGATAGCTCTAATGTCCAGGAACATAGACATTTCAAAAATACCTGAGAAACAAGTTACTACTAACACACCAACCACTGATGTGACAGTGAATAAGTCTTCTAACACTGGGGTCTCCCAGTCGGAGTTCAATTTTAAAGGATCTGATCTCAACGTGAAAGGAAGTGAAAGTCAAGAAAAGAACGTTTGA
- a CDS encoding DsrE family protein, with translation MVKLLANVGMASKIKEADPNIYVEMIFLTPAVEALNKKQAMFKPILDSIRKAKKRGVKVIACEVAMKNVGLDKDDLEEGLVDEFAPVGGIYVLNRIKEGYETLTI, from the coding sequence ATGGTTAAGCTCTTAGCTAACGTCGGAATGGCGTCAAAGATCAAGGAGGCTGACCCTAACATATACGTGGAAATGATATTCTTAACTCCTGCAGTTGAGGCATTGAACAAGAAGCAAGCCATGTTCAAACCTATTCTAGATTCCATCAGGAAAGCTAAGAAGAGAGGAGTTAAAGTGATCGCTTGCGAGGTGGCAATGAAGAACGTCGGTTTGGACAAAGATGACCTAGAGGAAGGGCTAGTGGACGAGTTCGCTCCAGTAGGAGGCATATATGTACTCAACAGGATAAAGGAGGGGTACGAAACCTTAACCATTTAA
- a CDS encoding GMP synthase subunit A, protein MRIALIYYGGQYNHLILKNLKYLGVDVMTVSPDRGVEELNAFDGIVFSGGPFSVEEEISKMGNSPVYVKETSVPKLGICLGHQLISYVLGGKVRKAVSPEYGLVKVEVLDNDTILSGFTKQFNAWESHWDEVIEPPPGFRVLASSPSSKVQAMVNQDNTVFGVQFHPEVKHTENGTLVFKNFITAIKK, encoded by the coding sequence GTGAGAATTGCCTTAATATATTACGGGGGCCAGTACAACCACCTCATACTTAAGAACTTGAAGTATCTGGGTGTAGACGTGATGACCGTCTCTCCTGACAGGGGAGTGGAGGAGCTGAACGCATTTGACGGGATAGTGTTCAGCGGTGGGCCTTTCTCCGTGGAAGAGGAGATCTCTAAGATGGGGAATTCCCCTGTATACGTTAAGGAGACCAGCGTTCCGAAGCTTGGGATATGTCTAGGACATCAACTCATCTCCTACGTGTTGGGAGGTAAGGTAAGGAAAGCTGTATCGCCGGAGTACGGGTTGGTGAAAGTGGAGGTCTTGGACAACGATACGATACTCTCTGGGTTCACCAAGCAGTTCAATGCGTGGGAGAGCCACTGGGACGAAGTCATAGAACCGCCTCCTGGGTTCAGGGTATTAGCGTCAAGCCCCAGCTCTAAGGTTCAAGCAATGGTGAATCAAGACAACACAGTGTTCGGGGTCCAGTTCCATCCGGAGGTCAAACACACCGAGAACGGGACTCTAGTATTTAAAAATTTCATAACAGCAATAAAGAAGTAA
- the nadC gene encoding carboxylating nicotinate-nucleotide diphosphorylase encodes MLDTFVIEKLLSFLKEDAYPEDVTGRFASGIRAYAEIKVKDSGVLCGVKIVIPFLKYMGLEVKGFSEDGTQVNRGDVVLRFEGDGEVVLAVERTVLNVVSKLSGISTSTMEMVKKAKEVNPEVKIAGTRKTTPGLRDFEKYAIEIGGGDPHRLGLFDAVLIKDNHISLLGGVSESLRKVKSMTSFTKKVEIEVLSLEDALIAYNEGADAILLDNMTPAQVREVVERLKGKVILEASGNINPENVKEYASTGVDVISSGFITHSSRALDISLDVFKL; translated from the coding sequence ATGTTGGACACTTTCGTGATCGAGAAACTGCTCTCTTTCCTAAAGGAGGACGCATACCCTGAGGACGTGACCGGGAGGTTCGCCTCGGGGATAAGGGCATATGCCGAGATCAAAGTAAAGGACTCGGGAGTTCTGTGTGGAGTGAAGATAGTGATCCCCTTCCTTAAATACATGGGGCTGGAGGTGAAAGGGTTCTCTGAGGATGGCACACAAGTCAACAGAGGAGATGTAGTACTGCGTTTTGAGGGGGACGGTGAAGTAGTCCTAGCTGTGGAGAGGACTGTTCTAAACGTTGTGTCTAAACTTTCAGGGATATCAACCTCAACCATGGAAATGGTGAAGAAAGCTAAGGAGGTTAACCCTGAGGTGAAGATAGCTGGGACAAGGAAGACCACTCCAGGCCTCAGGGACTTTGAGAAATACGCTATAGAGATAGGAGGAGGAGACCCACACCGACTCGGGTTGTTTGACGCCGTACTGATAAAGGACAACCACATTTCCCTCTTGGGAGGGGTTTCTGAGAGCTTGAGGAAAGTCAAGTCCATGACCAGCTTCACGAAAAAGGTGGAAATAGAGGTATTATCACTGGAGGACGCTTTAATAGCGTATAATGAGGGGGCTGACGCTATCTTACTCGATAATATGACGCCGGCCCAAGTGAGGGAAGTTGTTGAAAGGTTGAAAGGAAAGGTCATCCTGGAAGCGTCAGGAAACATAAACCCAGAGAACGTGAAAGAGTACGCTTCTACTGGAGTTGACGTTATCTCCAGCGGGTTCATTACTCACTCTTCAAGAGCATTAGACATCAGCTTGGACGTGTTCAAGCTCTAG
- a CDS encoding type II toxin-antitoxin system CcdA family antitoxin translates to MSDVISVRVRRELKKKAEELGINFREVVEKALENAINEKKGDELRDTATKIKDLMKDVREEDWVKAVREDRNER, encoded by the coding sequence ATATCAGACGTAATAAGCGTAAGGGTCAGGAGGGAACTAAAGAAGAAGGCAGAAGAGTTAGGAATTAACTTTAGAGAAGTTGTTGAGAAAGCATTAGAGAATGCAATAAATGAGAAGAAGGGAGATGAACTCAGGGACACTGCTACTAAGATTAAAGACTTGATGAAGGACGTACGAGAAGAGGACTGGGTAAAGGCAGTCAGAGAGGATAGGAATGAAAGATAG